The uncultured Ilyobacter sp. nucleotide sequence TAGCATTATCGTGGCATATTGCAAACCCCAGCCTTATTCCAGGAATAGCAAAAAACTTAGTCAGAGCCCTTACCACAAAAATATTCGGGTCTTTTAGGTGAGCTATGCTCTCACTATAATTCCCCTCTACAAATTCTATAAAGGCTTCATCTACCATAAGTCTTGTCCCAGACTCTCTAGCAATTGCTGCGATCTCTTCCATCTCTGATCTCGTCATAAAACGGCCAGTTGGATTGTTTGGATTGCATATCACCAGAAGGTCATAGCCTTTGTTCAGATCCTCTCGGAGTCTGACTTTGTCTAATATAAAATCCTCATTTTCTTTAAGCTGGAAGTGGTCTACCTGGCAGGAGGTCTGCATCAGAGCCCTTTCATATTCTACAAAGGTAGGATTGACAACAAGTGCTTTTTTAGGATTGAGCATTTTCATGTACAAAAATATAATCTCAGTGGCTCCATTTCCGACTAGTATATTGCCAGGAGCCATACCATTGTGTTTTGCCAAGATTTCTCTCAGTTCCACATATTCTGGATCGGGATATTTTTCAAAAATATGAAAATTTTCCCCAACCGATTTTTTCAGACTTTCAGGAAGTCCGAAGGGATTGATATTAGCACTATAGTCCAGTATCTTTTCTATTCCCTTTTCCCTTGCAAGTTTATAGATGTTTCCTCCGTGCAGTTCCATCCTACCACTCCTATACTATGAAAAATCCATGAACTCCCCAGATAATCCCCATGAAAAAGATCATCCCTATAATGGAAGCTCCGTACATCATCTTTATATTTTTTCTTATATCTTCTATGTCAAAGTCTTTGACTTTATCACCAATTGTTGGTTTTTCGTGACTCTTTCCAAAATAACTGGTAACTCCTCCAAACTGTATCCCTATGGCACCTGCCACAGCAGATTCAGGATGACCTGCATTTGGACTTGCATGCCTTAGCCTGTCTCTAAAGTAGATTCTAAAAGATGATTTGTAATCAAGCCCTAAAATCATAGCCGACAAAGGATAAAATATCATACCTGTTATTCTTGCAGGGATTAAATTCACCCAATCATCCAGCCTTGCTGAAAACCATCCAAAATCGCTGTATCTTTCATTTTTATATCCCACCATTGAATCAAGGGTATTTACACCTTTATAAGTCATACCAAAAGCCAGAGCTGCCCCTGGATTTCCAGGTAAAACCAAGGCCCCAACCATCATATAAAACATAGGTGCAATTATTCCGTCCACTGTATTTTCTGATATTGTCTCCATCACACTTCTAATTATGTTTCTCTCGTCCATGCTTCCAGTATCTCTGCTGACAAGATATGACAGTTCTTTCTTTGCTCGTTCCATATCCTTAGCTTTCAGTATGTTATATACCTTCATTCCCTCTTTTGCCAGACATCTCGTTGCAAAAATTGTATAGAGAAAATATATTTCTAAAATCTGAAACATCCCCAGGGTATAGCTTATCATAAAGGTAATTGAAAGTACCATAATAGTCAGTACTGCCCCTGAGAATCTTTTGTTTTTAAATCTATATAAAATGTTTTCAAATTTTTCAATAAGTTTTCCAATAAACTGCACCGGATGAGGCATCCAGTAGGGGTCTCCTGCTATGAGATCTATCATATAAGCGATCCCTATTTTAGCAATCACATTCAACATTCTCACCCTCTAATATCTTGTATAATTTTTCCATATCTAGATTTTCTCTTACAATATCAGCTAGCTTGTCAAACTCCCTCTCTTTAAACTCCTGAAAGTTTATAGAGTCTTTTATCTCATCAAGTCCCTTACTTTTCCTTATGTTGTTGAGAAATTTTCTTGTAAAATCACTGTTATCAAAGATTCCATGGATATATGTTCCTATTATGTTGTCCTTAAAGGCTCCGTTTATACATCTGTTCCCCTGTAAAAATACGTTGCCCTCATTTCCGTTGGTAATCCCCTGATGTATTTCATACCCTTTCACAGTCATTCCCTTTGTTCCCTCTAGATATCCTCCGTCTACAACTACTTCTCCCTCATACTGTACAGTCCTCTTGTCTGTCTTCATGACTGTCTCCATATCTAGAAGTCCTATTCCTGGGATTTCTAAAAGAGAGCTCTCTATCTTATCAGGGTCTGAAATTTTCTGACCTAACATCTGATATCCCCCACAGATTCCAAATATTATTGTTCCTTTTTTTGCAAGTCTCACTATCTTTTCGGCTATACCCTTGTCTTTGATCTCTTTCAAGTCATCGATGGTGCTCTTTGATCCTGGGATAATAATAATATCTTCATTTCCTAGCTCTTCAGCCTTTGTAACATATTTTACCGACACATCATCATAGACACTTAGTGCATCCAAATCTGTAAAGTTAGACATGTGGTTTATCCTAATTACTGAGACTCTGATATCCTTGTCACCGCTATATTTTTTAAATCTCTCTGTTACCGAATCCTCATCCTCTATATCCAATTCTGAATAAGGAAGGACACCGATAATAGGTTTATTTATCATTTTTTCCAGCTGTCTGATGCCTGGTTTCAGTATCCCCACATCACCTCGGAATTTATTTATGATTACACCCTTTACTCTCTCCCTTTCATGTTCCTCAAGGAGCATAAGTGTTCCTAGTATAGAGGCAAATACCCCTCCTCTATCTATGTCAGATACTAATATTACAGGTGAATCAGCAATTTCCGCCATCCCCATGTTTACAATGTCTCCCTCTTTGAGATTTATCTCAGCGGTACTTCCTGCCCCTTCGATTATAGATACATCGTAATTTTCTCTGATTGAACTGTATATTTTTATCAGTTCATCTTTCAGGCTAGGTTTAAACTTATGATACTCTCTTGCAGTCATATTTTTTAAAGCCTTACCGTTCAAGATTACCTGTGATTTTCTATCTGTCGTTGGTTTTAATAATATCGGGTTCATAAAAGCTTCAGGTTTTATCCCACAGGCCTCTGCCTGGACTACCTGAGCTCTACCCATCTCCTTACCATCTTCTGTGATAAAAGAGTTTAAAGCCATGTTTTGTGATTTAAAAGGACATACCGAATATCCGTCCTTATAGAGAATTCTGCATAATGCTGTTGTAACAAGACTTTTTCCCACAGAGGATGCAGTCCCTTGTACCATAATATTTTTATGCTTCTTCATATTCCATCACCTTTTTTATTATTTGGTCTATATCACCAGTTTTCCATGGATAGTTTATTTCAGGTCTTGATAAAATGACAGGTTTTACACCGCAATCGGCTGCTGCCTCTATCTTTTCTAGTTCTCCCCCTGTAGCTCCGCTTTCCTTTGTAACCACATAATTTATCTCATAATTTTTATAAATAGCTTTGTTGAAATCCTTTGAAAATGGCCCTTGTACTGCTATTATCTGCTTTGGTAGTATACCAGCTTTTTCTGCCTTTTCAAGAGACGCTTTTACAGGAAGTATTCTAAAGTAGATATTTTCCAGATTACACATACCTTTAAAATAATTCAGATTGTTGCTTCCAAGAGTTACCAGAATATTCCCTTTTAGACTTTTCAAGTACTTAGTCAGTTCGTACATAGAACTGAATTTTACTCCCTCTTCATAGGTCAGCATCTCTCTTTCAAATCTAATGTAATCGATTCCTTCAGCCTTAGAAGCCTCTATAGCATTTTGAGATACGTTTATCGCATAGGGGTGGCTGGCGTCAAGCACCAGATCCACCCTTTTTGACCTTATAAATTCACGCATCTCACCTTGATCCATAGGTTCAGATACCACATTAAGTCCTTTTAATAATTTTTTCCCGTATTCAGTGGCTGTAGATACTATTATCCCACTGTTACCAAGCCTATCTATAATATTCCTAGAATCTTTGGTACCCCCTATAATCCAGATCATAGCCTATACCTTATATCCCCTAGGAGTTATCATTTTCCCGCCTTTTATGAAAGTCTTAGAGTTTCCTACGATAACCGTTGTAAACATATTTATCTCGTGCTCCAACATATTTTCAAGGGTAGTTAGTTCATACTCCTGACCCTCTCTTCCAGTGTTTCTAACAATAGCCACCGGAGTATCCTTTTTCTTGTATTTCATCATGATCTCCCATGCTTCGACTATCTGAGTCTGTCTTCCGAAGCTTTTAGGATTATAATAAGAGATTATGAAGTCACCTTCTGAGGCAAGCTTTACCCTCTTTGTAATAAGGTCCCAGTCAGTAAGAAGGTCACTCAAACTTATAGTAGCGTGATCGTGCATTACAGGTGCTCCTACCACAGATGCCGAGGCATTTGCAGATGTTACTCCAGGTACTATTTCTACCTCTATACCGCTGTCAGCAGCCACTTCTAGCATTATCCCTGCCATACCATAGACCCCTGCATCTCCAGAGCTTATAAGAGCCACAGTTTTCCCATCCTTTGCAAACTTAAGAGTTTCCTGGCATCTTTCTATCTCTTTTTTCATTGCAGACCTAAATGTCTCCTTACCTACAAACAAATCTTCTACAAGATTTATATATGTTTTATGTCCCACGATTATGTCTGAATCTTCCATAGCCTTATAAGCTCTGAAAGTCATATTATCTTTGTTTCCAGGACCTATACCGATTACGTATATTTTACCCATCTTTTCTTATCTCCTCTTCATATAATGATACTGTTATCCCATCATGTCTCATTTTTTCAGTTACAAACTTTCCTTTAGATTCCGAGGCAAGGAAAGCACATGGAGCAGACACTGACTTGACCCCTATACTCTTTTTTACAAAATCCGATCCTTCGAAATCATCCTCAATTGGAATTATCTTTTCTCTAGGGAACACAGCTAGTTCTTTGTCATAATGTTTAACCGTTTCCAAGAGCCCTACCTCGTCTCCCTTCAAATCCACAGTTGCAAATATTCTTATGCTGTTTATGTGAAGGTTGGCCTCATCCATGGCCTTTTCCACAGCGTCTATAATATTTTCTTTAGATGTCCCCCGTCTGCACCCTATTCCCACCACGATGTTTTGTGGTATTATCTGACTCACTTTTATCTCTTTTCTGTTAGAGAGGACTATCACTCCTGCAGGATTATCTTCTGAGGTTGATACATTAGTGGGAAGCCTTAAGTTTACTTTCTCTCCCCCTACAATGAGAGAGGTTACCTCTTTGGCCTTTTCCAGACTGTCCATCTTCCCCTTTATAGCCATGGCTATGGTATCTACAGCTGTACTTCCTGACACGTCAGAGGCTGTTGAGATGACAGGTACAGCCCCTATGATATCTGCTATCCTCTGGCAGGCTGAGTTTGCACCCCCTAGATGTCCCGAGAGAAGAGAAGTCACGAAATTCCCCTCCTCATCCATGACAAGCACTCCAGGGTCGAGGTCCTTGCTCTTTATAAGAGGTGCTATTGTTCTAACCACTATACCGCTGGCCATAATGAAAAGTAGTGTCTTATACTCTGAAAAAATTTTAACAACTCCCTTTCTGAATCCCTCTTCAAGTGGAATAGTCTTATCTACAGAGTATTTAGGAAGAGTATAGACATCACAATCGATTTCCTTTGAAACTTCTATGGCTTTTTTCACAGCTTTTTCAGTGACACTAATTACAGCCCATTTCATAAGTCCAACCCCTAAATATATTTAGCTCCAAGAGCTTAAGATCTTTTTGTTCCAATCACATGAATAAAATATTTCATCTCATTCCTTAATTAATTTATTCCAGACTTTTATTCGATTAAATTCGTGACTACTATTTTTATCTTTTTCTTTCATTGTTTTAAATGCAAATCTAAACGTTATTTATTTCTGGTCTATTCCAACTCTGTATTCATGGGTAAAGTGTTTGTCGTAAAGTTTAGACTTTGAATACTCGTCTCCCATGAATCTTCCCACTAGTATCTGGGCAGTCTTTGTGATATTTGCTTCGGCTACTTTTTCAGCTATATTTTCAAGTGTTCCCTCTACAATCTTCTGGTCTTCCCATGTTGCCCTTTGAACAACTGCTATCGGTGTATCCTTTTCATAATGTGTGAGAAGCTGATTCACAACTTTATCTATCATCTGCACCGACAAGAATATTGCCATTGAAGTTTTGTGAGATGCAAGGAGTTCTAGCTTCTCTAACTCAGGAACTGGAGTTCTTCCTTCCATTCTTGTACAGATCACTGTCTGAGCAACATCTGGAAGTGTAAATTCCTTTTTTATAGCTGCTGCAGATGCCAAGAACGAGCTCACACCAGGTATTACTTCAAAATCTATATTGTGAGCTGCCAAAATATCCATCTGCTCTCTATGTGCACCGTATATTGCCGGATCTCCAGTATGTACTCTAGCTACCATCTTCCCATTTTTTACAGCTTTTATAGTTACTTCCATTACCTCATCGAGGTTCATTCCGGCACTGTTGTATATCTCGGCTCCCTCTTTATGACACTCTATTACCTGTCTTGGCACAAGAGAACCTGCATAAATTATCACATCTGCTTCAGAAACAAGTCTTTGTCCTTTTACCGTTATTAATTCCGGGTCCCCAGGACCAGCTCCTATGAAGTAAACCTTTTCCATTTTTCAATCCCACCTTTTTTTAATATCATTGTAGAGAAATAAGATATATCATCTTTTTCTATATTTTCTAAGTCATATATTATCTGCTCGTCTTCTTTACCACAGTTTGAAATTAATATTACATTGTTCATGTTTCCTGTTTCTCTAAGAGCATCCTTTAATCTTTCGAGATTTCTTACAACCTTCATAAAGATGATGTTATCTGAGCTGTCTATCTCTTTTATTATGTCCGTCTCTTTAGCAAGACCTACTACCTTCATAGACTCGTCTCCCATTACAAGCGGTACATTTACTCTGGCTGTTATCGATGCAAAAGAAGTTATTCCTGGTACAGTTTCTACCTCTACTCCCTCTTTAAGCAATTCCATTATGTACACAAAAGTGCTGTAAGTCATAGGATCTCCGATTGTCAAAAACCCTACATTTTTACCTGCCTCAAGAAGTTCATTTACTATCACTGCATTCCTTTTGTGGTCTTCCCTTCTCTCTTCCCAGCTATCCTGCATTTTAAAAGAAATTGCTACTTTTTCCACATTTTCTTTCATATATTCTTTTGCGATAGTATAAGCTGTACTTTCCCCTATATTTTTTGCCTCAGGAAGGATTACCACATCCAATTCCTTTATTTTTCTGATAGCTTTTAGCGTTATCAGTTCAGGATCTCCTACCCCTACACCGATTCCATAAAGTTTTGACATTTTTACTCTCCTCTTTTAGCAGTTATTATATAGATAGGATTTTCACCCATCATCATATTCATTGTTCCTACTTTCCTGTTTCTCGCCACAGTCATAGACACCACCTCTATATCGGCAAAACCATTTGCCTTCAGGGTATCCACGGCCCTTGATAGGGTTTCTAGCACTATGGCATTTATCACTATTACCCCGTCCTCTGCAGAATGTTTCATAAAATGATCAACTATGGTATCAAGATTACCCTTGCTTCCTCCTACAAACATCCTGTGGTATTTTACATCTGGGATATTCTCAGGAGCTAATCCGTCTATTAATTTGTAATTTTCAAGTTGAAATTTTTCTATATTCTTTTTGATTATATCTATCCCGTCAGGATTGACCTCTATACCGTATACTCTCCCTTTAGAGAGATAACCGGCGGCCTCTATACCTACAGAGCCTGTCCCTGCCCCTACATCTACAAGAATGTGATGAGGTTCTAGCTGAAGCTTAGCCACCGATACAGCCCTAACTTCCTCTTTGGTCATAGGCACACTGCCTCTTATGAATTCCTTGTCTCTTATATGCCTCACGATTCCTCACCTTTTATTATTACGACGTTGAGATCAAATTTTTTCTGAATGCTTTTTATCTCTTCTGCTTTTCCAACTGTTATACACTCATCAGAATAGGATAGGTTCTCTCCCACATAGACAGTTGCCTCTATACCGGCTTCCCAGACTTTTCTTGAGATCTCCTGAGGTGTATTGATATCATCAGTGAGGAGTCCCACCTTTCCTGACGTTTTCAGAGCCTCTATATAGTCAAACTCCCTTCCATGGACACTCTTTATCACTGCATCATGCCACTGTTCACCAATTTTAGCGAAAAAATACTGCATAGATGATATCCCGGGCACCACATCTAGTTCTGACATCTCAAAATTTTTCCTAAGATATCCTAGCATACTGTAAAACCCTGTATCTCCAGAAAGAACCACTGCAATTTTTTTCTCACTCATCTTATCTTTCATCGATTGAACAAGTTCTTTCAGGTGTCTGTCTATATAGGCTATCTCCTTCCCTGCCGTCAAATCTGAGATGCCCTCTATATTTCTTTTTCCTCCGACTACCAGGTCTGAACTTTTTATTCTTTTTTCTACCTCTGGGAGTATATAATCTCTGTTTCCAGGTCCCAGTCCCAGCACATCTATTTTCATACTGTTTCCAGCTCCTTGATTACTCTGTTAAAATTACGGCTTCTTCCCAGCTCCCCTTTTTCAAAAGAAAATAAGAGACTGGCAAACTCTATATCTTTAGCCTTGTGGCTGCATTTTTCAACTATTCTTTCACACATGATCTCGTATGTCTTTTTATTAGTTACATATTCCACAGCCTCATCTGTTGTATTTGAATCTGCTATTTTTAGAAGTGTTTCATAGTCTTCCCCTGCAAGCAAGGCACATGTGGTGAATATCTCCATTTTAGCATCACTGACCTTACTGTGAGTATGAAATATACCTCCTGCAAGCTTTACCATTTTCCCTATATGGCCCAATAAGATAACTCTTTCAAATTTCCTGTGAGCCGCCTGTTCTATCATAAAACCTGCGAAGTTACTTATTACAAACACATCTTCAATTGGAATGTCCAGGTTTTCTTTTATAAATCTCTTTCCGTAATTTCCAAAGGTAAATACAACTGTGTTTTTCTTACGTTCCTCTTTATGAAAACCAAGCTCTACAGTGAGAGAGCTCTTGTATGCCTCTTCTGACATTGGCTTTACTATTCCGCTGCTTCCTAGTACAGATATCCCGCCCATTATTCCGAGCTTGGGGTTAAATGTCATAAGAGCCTTTTCCTGTCCCTCGGGAATAAATATCTCAAGCCTCACTTTTTCACCTTCTGGAAGCACCCTCTGAACTTCCTTAAAAATCATACTTCTTGGTCCCTCGTTTATTGCAGGTTTTCCAGGAGGAACCTGAAGACCTTTTTTTGTAACCTTCCCTACTCCCTCACCACCGGTGAGCTCTACGGTTTTATCCTCGTTATAAAAACAATCTTCTTTCTCTCTATCAAGATTAGAAACCTTTTCTGCCGATACAAATATTAAAATCCCGTGAGTCACATCAGGGTCATCTCCAGCATCCTTTCGTATTGCACACACTGCCCTGTCTCTGTCAAGCTCTGTCTCTGTTATCTGCAGGTCAAGTTCCCAGCCAAAGGGTGTATCTACCTTTACAGATTCTTTGAATTTTCCTGTAAAAAGAGCTTCTACAGCTCCCTTAGCAGCAGCAGTTGCACAGCTTCCTGTGGTGTAGCCATAACGGAGTTTTTTACCGTCCTGGTAGATAAATTTATCCATATGAACAAAATTTTCCATTAGAAATCCTTTCTGTCGTACATCTGGTAAAGTATCCCATGAAGTGCTGCCACTGCAACGGTACTTCCGCCCTTTCTTCCCCTTGTGATTATATATGGTATATCCTTCATCTCTTTTAAGGCCTCTTTAGATTCAGCAGCACCTACAAAACCTACAGGAACACCGATAACCAAGGCAGGTTTTTCTACCTCTCCTTTTTCTACAAGCTCTTTTAGAGTAAAAAGTGCCGTAGGAGCGTTTCCTATCAGATATATTTTAGTCTCTGGATCCTTTGCAGCCTTTTCCATACCCACCATTGATCTAGTTACTCCTCTTTCTTTTGCTACTTTTGCAACCTCAGGATCAGAAACCATAGAGTATGGCACACATCCGAATCTCTCAAGATTTTTTTTAGACAGTCCATTTACTATCATACTAGTATCACAATATATTTTCGATCCGCTCTTTAAAGCTTCCATAGCTTTTTCTATTACACCTTCTGAAAATTCAGTTATATCGGCATATTCAAAGTCTGCTGTAGTGTGTACCAGTCTTTTTATAACAGGAGCTTGCTCTTCAGTAAAAAGCTTATTCTTCTCTCCGAGCTCTTCTGTTATTATCTCAAAACTTCTTTTTTCAATATCCATAGGTACTTTTATGTATTTCATTATCTTCTCCCTTTTTCAAAAAGTTTTTTAAAAAATTCTATGTTTCCCCAGAAGTGTACATGAGGGTACCCTGCCAGGAGATTTTTCTTGGTAAATCCACACTGCCACTTTCTTCCATTTTCCTTGGATATGTCAAAGTAACAATTTTCATCTCCCACCCTTGATATATCTGAATAGTGGAATTCGTGGGCTCTGCCCTTGAGACCATCAGCAGTCTCAAAATTTATATATCCAAACCTTCTTATGTTAAGTCGGTTTTTCATCTCTACCTCTACATCTATTAGCCCGCACATTTCGTGATAGACCCCTTCTTTGTCCTTTATCCCCTTGGAGAGATACATAAATCCGCCGCATTCTCCATAAATAGGAATATTATTTTCATAGGCATTTCTTATGGATTCCTGTGTTATTTTGTTATTTTTGAGAATCTTTCCAAAATTTTCAGGATATCCTCCCCCTAGATAAACAAATTCGCTGTTTTCTGGAATCTTTTCGTTATTGAGAGGGCTAAATCCCGTTATCTCCATCCCTGCATACTCCATTAACTCTATATTGGATTTATAATAAAAGGAAAATGCAGTATCTCTTGCTATTGCAACTTTGAGACCTTTAAACATATCTTTAATTTTATCTAAATCATAACTGCTTTCTATAACCTCATCAGTTTCTGCTGCTTCTAATATTCCCTCTAAATCTAGATACTTCTCTGCCATCTCCTTCAGAACTTCAAGTTTTTTCTTGAGATCCTCTATCTCCTCTGCCTGTCTGAGACCTAGGTGACGACTTCCCAGTTCCACCTCAGGGTTTGGAGGAAAATAACCAAAACATTTTATTCCTGTGTGTCTTTCGATACCTTCTTTCAATAGTTCATATAACCTCTCACTAGACACGTTGTTTAGTATAACCCCACCTATTTTCACTCTCGGGTCCAGAAGTTTGTAGCCTAGTACCTTTGCTGCCACACTTGTTGATGCACCCTTAGCATCTACCACCAGCATAACTGGGGTCTTTAAAAGTCTCGCCATGTGTGCACTGCTTCCGTTGTCTAGGTCATGATTTTTACCGTCATAGAGTCCCATGACACCTTCTACTATGGCAATATTTCCTTTGCTGCTTCCATCTATAAATATTTTTTTTACTGCTTCCTCTCCGCATATGAATATATCCAGATTATAAGATGGGTTTTCTGTTACAAATTCATGAAATCTTGGGTCAATATAATCCGGTCCTACCTTAAATGGTGTTACTTTATCTAAAGCGGCCATTATAGCCGTGCTTATGGTTGTCTTTCCAACTCCCGAATTGGTTCCTGCTATCAGTAATCTCTTCATAGAATATCCTCCAATAAAAAAACCTTCCTCAAGCAAGGAAGGTTAGGAATATCTCAGTCTGATCAGAATATTTTTCTGCCTCAAATCAAGCTATGCCCCCCTGTCCTCGCAGGTTAGTACATTTCTAAGATTAAGGCAGGTCTCCTGGCTTAGCTTCATCCTATAAGGTACACCCTTCCCAGAAAATATTTTCCAGTGGCAAACATACCTTAGTCAGCTTTACAGTGGCGGGACCGCGAGAGATTTTCACTCCTCTTCCCTTTTAATTCGAATTCATTCGAAACCCCAATCGTTTTATACATTATATTACAAGTCCATTATAAATCTTTTTGTATTATTTTTCAACAACTATTTAATATTTATGCTAGTTTTACTTGAAAATTTACTATATTAAAATTCAGTTTTTTTCTTTCACTAAGATTATACTTTATTATAGAAAAAGAAAACCACCTGCTCTGCAGGTGGACCCAAAATGCCGGAAGGCTATGCGTATGAAATAGAAAACCTCCTTTGATATAATCAACTTAGGTTTGCCGACCAGTTGAGATACAAAAGGAGGTTTAAATGGATAGTAATAGTTTAGCACACACAAGATGGAATTGTAAATATCACATAGTCTTTGCACCTAAGTACAGGAGAAAAGTAATCTATGGAAAGATAAAGCAAGATATTGGGCAAATACTTAGAAAACTTTGCGAGAATAAAAAAGTAGAGATACACGAAGCAAGTGCATGTAAAGATCACATACATATGCTTGTGAGCATACCGCCTAAATTGAGTGTATCTAGTTTCATGGGGTATTTAAAAGGAAAAAGTTCATTAATGATATTTGATCGACATGCAAATCTAAAATATAAGTATGGAAACAGGCACTTTTGGTGCCGCGGATACTATGTAGATACAGTAGGTCGTAACAGGAAAAGGATCGAAGATTATATTAGAAATCAGTTGCAAGAAGATATTGCAGAAGATCAATTAACATTGAAAGAATATATTGATCCTTTTACTGGAGGTAAAGTAAAAAAGAGCTAGAAACAAAGAGCTACTTGAGTAGCTAAATGAAATATTACGCGGTTGGCAAACCGTTCAGAAGGGCTTCAGCCCAATGCTGGAAAAGCGCCCTTCTAGGGCATGAGCAAACTACCACTTGAAGTGGTAGTTTTGATTATTTTGATTTTTGTTTATTTTATTTCAAAATAAATTTAATATTAAAAAATTATAGGACTTATTGTTTGGTGGTTTAATTTTAAAAAATTTTTTAAACTTTTTATAGATCTTAAACGACTAAATATTGTGAAGTGTTAAATCGAGAATATGTATTCGACAATTCTCAATTTCATAATTTTCTCCCTCATTTAAAAAACAGACCAAGCCGTGAAAAGCTTGGTCTGTTTTTTATTTTTTAATAATCAACCTCAAAATAACCTTGTAAAATCAAAATAAACTTCTTACCCCAATAAATATAAGTATAAATCCCCCTGCAAGGTTAACTGGATAATTAACAAAATAATTTGTTTTATGCCCCAAATAAATCCCCAGTAGAGAAGCTAAAGAAGTAAATATACCTATCATAGCGGTAATAATAAAAATTTCAAAATTTAATTTTAAAGATACAGAGGCTCCAATTATCAAGGCATCTATGCTCGTTGCAAAACTGAGCAAAATAAGATTAAACTCAGACTTGGTTTCTAATGTTTCTTTATTTTTGTAGTTTCTGTAAGATTCAAGTATCATCCTTACACCCAAAAATACAAGAATGAAAAAAAACATGAAATGAATAAAAACACTGGTCTTTCCAACAAATAAAAGTCTTGCTTTAAAACCTATAATGAACATTATAATTTGAAAAACTCCAAATACAGTAATAGTTTTAAAAATATCTGTAAACTTTAATTTTTCAATGGTAAATCCCTTTGTTAACGAGGCTGTAAAAACATCTAGAGTAAGGCTTATAAATATAAAGGGTAAATAAATTAATTTCATAAAACCTTCCTCCTTTGAAAAGATATATTTTCTTGATCTAAAAAACTTCAATCTTAAAATTAAGCGATTTTTCTATCAAAAAACCTCTCAGTAAGAGTAGCATCCCACCTTAACCAAGAGGTTTGAAAATATTTTTATGAATACCATTTAATATACCGTTTATTTTTTAATCCACAGCCAACTCATTGGCCTCCTCCTCGTCTTCAACGGGGATGTTGGCTCCTATCATTTTGTCATAAATGACAGTACCACCCAAGGCTCCGCATATAGGGCCTAAAATAGGAACCCAGAAATAAGGATTTGAAAGTCCACCTGTTAATGCTACAT carries:
- the cbiE gene encoding precorrin-6y C5,15-methyltransferase (decarboxylating) subunit CbiE; translation: MKIDVLGLGPGNRDYILPEVEKRIKSSDLVVGGKRNIEGISDLTAGKEIAYIDRHLKELVQSMKDKMSEKKIAVVLSGDTGFYSMLGYLRKNFEMSELDVVPGISSMQYFFAKIGEQWHDAVIKSVHGREFDYIEALKTSGKVGLLTDDINTPQEISRKVWEAGIEATVYVGENLSYSDECITVGKAEEIKSIQKKFDLNVVIIKGEES
- a CDS encoding precorrin-8X methylmutase; translation: MKYIKVPMDIEKRSFEIITEELGEKNKLFTEEQAPVIKRLVHTTADFEYADITEFSEGVIEKAMEALKSGSKIYCDTSMIVNGLSKKNLERFGCVPYSMVSDPEVAKVAKERGVTRSMVGMEKAAKDPETKIYLIGNAPTALFTLKELVEKGEVEKPALVIGVPVGFVGAAESKEALKEMKDIPYIITRGRKGGSTVAVAALHGILYQMYDRKDF
- the cobM gene encoding precorrin-4 C(11)-methyltransferase — protein: MEKVYFIGAGPGDPELITVKGQRLVSEADVIIYAGSLVPRQVIECHKEGAEIYNSAGMNLDEVMEVTIKAVKNGKMVARVHTGDPAIYGAHREQMDILAAHNIDFEVIPGVSSFLASAAAIKKEFTLPDVAQTVICTRMEGRTPVPELEKLELLASHKTSMAIFLSVQMIDKVVNQLLTHYEKDTPIAVVQRATWEDQKIVEGTLENIAEKVAEANITKTAQILVGRFMGDEYSKSKLYDKHFTHEYRVGIDQK
- the cbiD gene encoding cobalt-precorrin-5B (C(1))-methyltransferase CbiD is translated as MENFVHMDKFIYQDGKKLRYGYTTGSCATAAAKGAVEALFTGKFKESVKVDTPFGWELDLQITETELDRDRAVCAIRKDAGDDPDVTHGILIFVSAEKVSNLDREKEDCFYNEDKTVELTGGEGVGKVTKKGLQVPPGKPAINEGPRSMIFKEVQRVLPEGEKVRLEIFIPEGQEKALMTFNPKLGIMGGISVLGSSGIVKPMSEEAYKSSLTVELGFHKEERKKNTVVFTFGNYGKRFIKENLDIPIEDVFVISNFAGFMIEQAAHRKFERVILLGHIGKMVKLAGGIFHTHSKVSDAKMEIFTTCALLAGEDYETLLKIADSNTTDEAVEYVTNKKTYEIMCERIVEKCSHKAKDIEFASLLFSFEKGELGRSRNFNRVIKELETV
- the cbiT gene encoding precorrin-6Y C5,15-methyltransferase (decarboxylating) subunit CbiT encodes the protein MTKEEVRAVSVAKLQLEPHHILVDVGAGTGSVGIEAAGYLSKGRVYGIEVNPDGIDIIKKNIEKFQLENYKLIDGLAPENIPDVKYHRMFVGGSKGNLDTIVDHFMKHSAEDGVIVINAIVLETLSRAVDTLKANGFADIEVVSMTVARNRKVGTMNMMMGENPIYIITAKRGE
- the cbiG gene encoding cobalt-precorrin 5A hydrolase, encoding MKWAVISVTEKAVKKAIEVSKEIDCDVYTLPKYSVDKTIPLEEGFRKGVVKIFSEYKTLLFIMASGIVVRTIAPLIKSKDLDPGVLVMDEEGNFVTSLLSGHLGGANSACQRIADIIGAVPVISTASDVSGSTAVDTIAMAIKGKMDSLEKAKEVTSLIVGGEKVNLRLPTNVSTSEDNPAGVIVLSNRKEIKVSQIIPQNIVVGIGCRRGTSKENIIDAVEKAMDEANLHINSIRIFATVDLKGDEVGLLETVKHYDKELAVFPREKIIPIEDDFEGSDFVKKSIGVKSVSAPCAFLASESKGKFVTEKMRHDGITVSLYEEEIRKDG
- the cobI gene encoding precorrin-2 C(20)-methyltransferase, giving the protein MSKLYGIGVGVGDPELITLKAIRKIKELDVVILPEAKNIGESTAYTIAKEYMKENVEKVAISFKMQDSWEERREDHKRNAVIVNELLEAGKNVGFLTIGDPMTYSTFVYIMELLKEGVEVETVPGITSFASITARVNVPLVMGDESMKVVGLAKETDIIKEIDSSDNIIFMKVVRNLERLKDALRETGNMNNVILISNCGKEDEQIIYDLENIEKDDISYFSTMILKKGGIEKWKRFTS